From the genome of Nicotiana tabacum cultivar K326 chromosome 2, ASM71507v2, whole genome shotgun sequence:
GAAAAACTCCTGTTAGCTACTAAAAATCGTAGTCCTCGTGTCAGCATAGACGCCAGTGTTGACTTCTCCAACGGTTCAAATCACACCAAGTCTGCCTGGGGTTTGGTCATTGTAACCGCAGGCCGAAGAGGGGACATCAGGACTTTCCAAAATTTTGGACAACCAGTCCGGATTTAGAGGGCCGAAAAGGAAGTCTCAGAGAGTTGATCATGATTCCACGCTGCTATAGCCAAGTTTGCGAAGTTTGTACAGATATTGGTGAGATTTGTAATGTTAgtgatttttctttgtttcttgtGCTCGTGCCAGTGGATCTGGGACTAAAATAGGACTCTGCCTGACTAGGCATTGTGAAGGGGATAAAATTGGAGGGGGGGAGGATAGATTATCTGGATATGGGATTatagagaaaacaaaaaaaaaaaagaaaaagaaaaaaagatacaCCTTGGTTAGAAATCGATGGTATTTCTGTAATCTGCAATTGTAGAGTTGAGAATTGTGAAAGTTCATTGAATTGAAACGAAATTCTTTGAGAATTCATTCAACTTCAAGCTGGCTGTGTATACATAAAGTCAGTGAAGCTCGAAGTGAATGGAACATCGTTGTcagcatttcttgttaatattacGTTAGTAAATGTAGAGAAATATGTATGATATTTGGTCTGTATGAATCATTTCTTACACAGCAAGATTTTGCCTTGCACTCCTTTTTCCGTCTCTTCTGTCTTTTTGTAGTGTTATCGTACATACTATAATttgattataaaaaaaaaaaggggaccaaaaaagaagaaaaactcttAACACGTATGAAAGGGGTGTTTGCCTTGCTGTCGTTGATGCAAAATGGGAATGAAGGCAAAGATATATTCTCTTTCGCACTTGTATTAAACAAGACAGTTCACATCACCAGCAAATTTGAGTCgttaaatgaaaagaaaaagatcgTCAAGGATTCAGTATATGTTTGACGATTCAGCCTAATACATCTACACCAGGATTCACGATTCATTATCATTATGCTCACATTCTGGAAAGACGATACTTTCCAACTCCAGATTTCAGATTTTCTAACTTGGTACATGAGTCTTCTACCTGACTTGATGAGTTCATTCACAACTGCTCTCTGAGAACATAAATTTTAAGGATGCACTATTGTATTTGTTAATTAAGGTATTGAGGAGTTAATTAAATTACCATATGGGAGAGGGATATGGTAATGGTACCTTTACAAAGATGTTTATTTAAGAAAGAACATGACCACAAATACAAGTCATTTGGAATTTTAATCTGCAAACAATCAAACAGAAAACTAATAAAAAACAAAGACGGAAACAGTCTCAGCATAAATATATGTgaaaaaacactagaatttcaaCAAAAGTTAAGTTGAAAGGAATAGTAACAAAAGCGCAATGGATCCAGGAGTGAAAACATAAATATATTTaagatcccccccccccccccccccccccaaaaaaaatagaaaagtacCTCCTTGAATTTGGTGAGAAAGTCAGCATATAAGTGATCATCACCACTGAGCTTTGCGGCAACAGCGCCAAGTGTAGGTGCTCTGCGTACACCAATAACAATTCTAACTTCTTTTTTCTCTCCAAAATTCTAAACAAATTAATATAATCATGACAAAAGACATACTATTATTAGTTTTGAATAATGTTTGTGTGATCCAAAGATAATTCAGTTTCTTGCTAACGTATTATGAATTAAGTGGACATACATTTGATTGAAActtacaaaaaataaatttttaaagatgagatgaaaaataatttttgaaggtTGAATTGTATTTGGACAagcattttacttgaaaataatttgaaattttATGAGAGAACAATTTTTTTTGGATACTTGTAGAAGCTAATAGAATAAGTACAAGAAGTAACCAGAAATGATAGGCCTTTGCATATTTGGAAGAGTTAATGAAGGAGTCAAATGATATACATCCACGTTAGGCCTTTGCATATTTGGAAGAGGGAAATTTATAGGATATAGCATTACTACTTTGCCCATGACAAGTTCATATTTGGGACAAAACTAGTACTACTAGTATTCAATATTTTCTTAAGGAAATAAATAGGTTAGGGAAGCTACCTAGATTAGAGGTGCAGAAAAGCCAACTATATTCATGTGCCCGCCCTTCCAAACAGAAACCATCACTTCCAGTACAAACACAGAGGTAATACATCCACATTAGGTAAAATATATACATGGCTGATTCTACGGCATATTCTGTATGTACAAAACTAGAGTTCATATGCAGGGAACCTCGTTTCCATTGGTTCTATCATGTCGAGAAAGAGATAAGCCATTCCTCCAATTCCTTCAAACAAAGAGTACGGGCGATCACCTCCATGCATAACTCCCTCTGATATAAGtgtttgagctctagcatgtagAAAGCATGCAAAGGCCTTCGCCTTGTACAAGTACTCCACTTTACCTGTCAAACGATATAGTGAAAGAAATACATAGGAGTTCCCACTAACACCATGACAAATTCCCACCCGTTTTAGCAGGCCCCGATTCCAAACCACCTCAGCCGCTTCTGCAGCTGCCTGAAGAAACTCATCAATGCTGAAAACCTGAAAATTTATAACAGATGAGCAGATGATTCGGATAGTTTGGTGAAGGAGATTGAAGGATCAAAGTGAAACGAGCACAAGGATTAGGCAGTGACTTGCACCATCCTAAACAAAGTCCAACTTTCAGCCACAGCATAATATAATTTGATCTTCCTGTCAACTTTTTAATAAAGAGGAGAGTATTGTGATATAGGCTAAGTACTAGATAAAGTATCACGATTAGTACTCCATACCTTAGCTGCTTTGATTAGGGTAAGGGCAACACCTGGAGCACCATGGCACCAATGCACAAGTCGGTCAGATTCACTTCCTTCACTTGAGGGGTAATTTCCACTGGGAAAATGATTTCGGATCATGTAATGCAGTGTGTCCTTCACATCCTCGACCTCGTCTGCTTTCAGTTCCATGTCCATAAGTACATGCATTATCCCAGCCAGTCCATGAGCAACACCCCAGTATTTTTTTTCATGCCATTCATACATTAGAGGACATCTTCCTTTCCCCAATTTTCGTCCGGACTTTATTACCTCAGCAACAACTGCTTGCTGCATAAAAAGTTGCAACCAAATTAAGAGGCCATTATAATGAGGTATAAGACGCAAAAAGTGATTAAATTTGTGAAATTTCTTACAATTTGGGTCGGAGATATTGTATCTCTACCAATATTCTTGTTTAAGAATGAACATGCCCACAAGAAACCAGCTCTCCCATACAACAACTCATTTGGAAGATCTTTAGGAAGCTCAATCTGCATTTATAGACAGATAATGAGAGACAATTGACATCAACAGAAACACCACTATGTGGAACAATGAAAAGGACATAATGATGGAAACTGAGGACCAGCGTAGCTAAGGCAGGAGTATATATCCACCTCTTTGAATTTTGTTAGATAGTGGCACAATTGTTCATCCCCACTGTGTTTGGCAACAACTGCACCAAGAGCATAAACACCAGCCTGTCCACATATGAAGGTCACACGCCTGCAGTTTCACAAATTACAGTTCAACTTATCCTCATGTATTTTACCTTAAAAACTTTGATATGCTGGAGATCATGAAACAGAAACTTCTGTTAATGTTTTGGTCGGAACATTTGACTAGTGCTGACTTAAGATTTCTTTTCTAACCCAACTATCAGAACGACTAAAGAGGAAAGAGAAAATGCAGAACACCAACAAGTAGACCAAATCATAACCAAAAAATTAAACGCACGAAGAGAGAAAGATAGATCCTTTTTACTCAATAAATAGAAGGACTAGTGACTCACAAGCAAATTTGCTCTGTAAAACTTGTAAAACTAGTGACTCACAAGCAAATTTTCTCCGTAAAACTTGTGACACCAAAAGCCTTACCCTCCAATCCCCATTAATCAACAAGAGGTCCTACCAATTGTTAGACAGCACTATAATTGATGGTCTTCCCTATCCCATATAACATTAACCATTCTCTTTATATTTACACATTACATAACTATAGACTGCATAAATTAAGACAAGATATTTAAACTCACTAAAGAATAGTAGGAATTTTAAATTATAATTAGAACTAAGGATTTTAGAAGAAAGAACAGAATAAACAAACAGATAATGGATATTCTACACATATCCATTTCCTCATCCTCTATTCAACTTCTTCGCCTTTAAATATCCTTCCTATTTTGGCCAATCCGCATATGTATGCGGCTTGATGATCATTTGGAAGATTTCCAGTCATATACTAACTCTTTAAACCTCAATATGTCTACTTGTCTATCAATTGACTTATTGTGAGAGTACTAGATATCATCCACATGGGTCATTGACAATAAAGATGACTTTCCATGCAGGGTAATTAAAACCACAAGAAATGTTCTCATTTTTCTTTAGACAAGACAAATCAAATTTAAGCTCAAAAAAGTTATGTCTCCCCTCGCGAATTGCGCAGGGAGACAAATGAGGAAAGAGGGGTTACCCAGAACCACGGGAAGCAGAGTCGCAAGCCTTGATAATATGAGAACAGAGAGCAAGATCATTGTTGTCACTAGTAACTTGGTAAGCTTTAAATAGCAAAAAAGCAGTTCCCAAAGCTCCGGTATAAAGTGTATAGTCACTCACACGTCCTCCTTTAGATACCCACGTTTCCTTCACAATCTGAAACATACCACAACAAAATCAATAAGCAAAAGGAATTTACACAAACACCTTGTAGGCACTCGATACTTGGGTCGAAAATAATACTCCCACAATTGCAATTCATGTGAACTTTTTgctttttaattgattttaaaaaatgatcctttctaaatttaaaactacacaaatttcaaaattcttttatttttttaaaatttatgtcAAAGTCAAATAAATTCACATGAACTGAAATGGAGGAATTGCTTCGTACCGTTTCTTTGAGGTCGAGAGCAGCCCTTTGGAGCTTCTGACAAACGGTTCTATAGGGCAAATGAAGAAGCTTCAACAGCGGATCTTTTGCTCCTAAGGGAAATGACTGTTGTACTGTAGTTTCATCGACGAAGACAGGTATGGTGTTTGGAAAGTAACGGTCAGCCATCTCTTTGATAGCTCTGTCTTTTGCATAGCAGGTTCCCGTGTATAAAAAAGTTACTACTCACTCCGTTCCGTGTATTTAAAAAGACTCTaaaattatgaaatttgtaattttaaatattttatagtAGTTTATTTTTACGGATTATATAGAACTGATTGACGAGTCTGATGACAATGTTAACGATAGGTTAAACGTTTGGAGGTagactgtcacgatccaaaatcctaatctgtcgtgatgacgcatattttattactaggcaagccgacaacctcaataaaccacaatttctttcaagtttgaaaacataatatttgaattcaaTAGAAAACTTTACAATTACAGATACAAAacactctcaaaacccggtatcactgatgtacatgagtatctaaatgaatacaaagtctgaccgATAAAAAcattgtctgaaaatatagaacaatacaataactgaaaggaagagagacaaggtcagcgggcGCCAAGCAGTTatcttgatagtctccaactggtaacacactgaggtctaacagtcgccgtgtccggaagcacctggatctgcacacgaggtgcagagtgtagtatgagtacaaccaactcaataagtaacaagactaaactctgggctgaaagtagtgatgagctcctCAGGTACAATCCAGTATGTAAATAacggtacagaaatgtaggcatgcttttaagttcagcagttaaactcagtacaagtaagaTAGATAAATACTGCATGATACGAGGGATATGACATCTAAGTGGAAAACCTTGTGTACTTCTGATCACTAATCGCtcagtcactcggtactgtttatggccaatccagcccaaggaTATtccatcttgtatatatatacattgactgacagtcagtcactcagtaccgtataaggtcaatccagccctggggtaatttatcccaaaatgtaaatatttcggacaagatccatgtctagggaaattCATCACActtataaataagtaaggcaaatccatgccctgggaagtccatctcgtatatataaatcatctacgctcacagtgggggggggggaggggggttgcagactccggaagggctccttcagcccaagcatgatataaagccgatatggcctgctgcaggcaggcagccccgatccatataatgataaagcctataaggcctgctacaggcgggcagtcccgttccatataataataatatatataaagctgaTATGGCCTGCTGCAAGTGGTCAGTCacgatcctataaatatcctcacatttatgaacatgactgagtatgaaatatatatttttaaagcaattaaattcaacagcaacacaaccatgtgggtcccaaaatatcggcacgtaaccaaatcatgatctttaatacaGTCTCAGTTCAATTtcctaacacgtggagaatattcggataataactgtaatgacccggccggtcattttgagagttatagcccgttttccccatttctacttctttttgtgttattcagctatattatgctatatcgggttagttggttcgggaccagagtggtttcagagtgaattgagacacttagtctcttaagtagaaacttaagttggaaaaattaatCGGATGTTGAactatatgtaaacgatctcggactTGAATTCTGATGGtcccgttagctctgttaggtgatttttgacttaggagtgcgtccgaaatgtgatttgaaagtctgtggtagaattaggcttgaattggcgaaattagtaATTTGACGATTTcagtcggcagtgaaaaatttgatatcggggtcggaatgaaattccgaaagttggagtaggttcgtagtgtcatttgtgacgtgtgtgcaaaattttaggtcattcggacgtggtttggttggtttcgacatcggttgccgaatttggaaatttataagttcttaggcttgaatccgaaggtaatttgatgatttgatgttgttttgagcgattcgaaggttcgactaagttggtatattgatatatgacttgttggtatttttggttgaggtcccgagggcttcggaGTGATTCCGGAAAGTTaacggatttgttgaagttgaaaattgcagctgaagttgctacttctgctatttccgcacctgcgaaagaaacggtcgcaggtgcgaggccgctggtgcgtgTGGGGAGTGCGTAGGTGCGGGCGACgctgggccaaggctgggaatgcaggtgcgaagaattgaccgaatctgcgagcccgcatgtgcgaAGCCTTGAGCGCAGACGCGGAGATGAGGAGTGTGggctggtttcgcagatgcgcacctgggaccgcagatgcgagtccgtAGGTGCGAGGAAGGGGTATGCAGGTGCGGAAGCTAggtgattaagtgagttgcgcaggtgcggtcgcgcAAGTGCGAGAaaatggtcgcaggtgcaaaaaacctgggcagaaaccataaatagaacccttcgcgaaatttggtcattcttcacaatttcaactcagtttttggagcttttaggagagatttgaagagggaatcaaggggatttcgttgaggtaagttacttgacccctaatatttgtatatatggtgattttccattattttaatcatggtaattagtgaaaataagGGGTTAGGACTTgaaatttttggagagtaatttaaggatttgaaggaccaaacgatgtcggattttggtgaatttggtatggttagactcgtgagtgaatgagatttctagttttataaatTTGGTTGGATTTCGAGGCGTGGGCTcaagggccgggtttgagccaatttcggggtttggtctaattttgtagtttttcttgtggaattcatcccATTAGcgcatattgatggtattgtactgattgtgaatagattcggagcatttggaggccgagtccagaggcaagatcattgcgggttagagatttgagcggtttgagg
Proteins encoded in this window:
- the LOC107787394 gene encoding lanC-like protein GCL2 — translated: MADRYFPNTIPVFVDETTVQQSFPLGAKDPLLKLLHLPYRTVCQKLQRAALDLKETIVKETWVSKGGRVSDYTLYTGALGTAFLLFKAYQVTSDNNDLALCSHIIKACDSASRGSGRVTFICGQAGVYALGAVVAKHSGDEQLCHYLTKFKEIELPKDLPNELLYGRAGFLWACSFLNKNIGRDTISPTQIQAVVAEVIKSGRKLGKGRCPLMYEWHEKKYWGVAHGLAGIMHVLMDMELKADEVEDVKDTLHYMIRNHFPSGNYPSSEGSESDRLVHWCHGAPGVALTLIKAAKVFSIDEFLQAAAEAAEVVWNRGLLKRVGICHGVSGNSYVFLSLYRLTGKVEYLYKAKAFACFLHARAQTLISEGVMHGGDRPYSLFEGIGGMAYLFLDMIEPMETRFPAYEL